Proteins from a genomic interval of Bradyrhizobium sp. CCGB01:
- a CDS encoding carboxymuconolactone decarboxylase family protein yields MRLPILDPKDLTDEQKPLYDDMRAGIKDHFKGFVNMRDDGALLGPWNPWIREPRFGKPVWELVKAIASNPLLPAPVREVAILVTGSHFRSGYELYAHVLVAEQRGLSDEKLATIVAGQRPVDLTRQEAVAYDMASALVSGGVLPELTYRAAVKEFGEHGAAELSYLVGVYCMVSVTLNTFDVPVPE; encoded by the coding sequence GTGCGCCTTCCCATTCTCGATCCCAAGGATCTGACCGACGAACAGAAGCCGCTCTATGACGACATGCGAGCCGGCATCAAGGACCACTTCAAGGGCTTCGTGAACATGCGCGACGACGGCGCGCTGCTCGGGCCCTGGAATCCCTGGATCCGCGAACCGCGCTTCGGCAAGCCGGTGTGGGAGCTGGTCAAGGCGATCGCGTCGAACCCGCTGCTGCCGGCGCCGGTGCGCGAGGTCGCGATCCTCGTCACCGGCTCGCATTTCCGCTCCGGCTACGAGCTCTATGCTCATGTCCTGGTCGCCGAGCAGCGCGGCCTCTCCGACGAGAAGCTCGCGACCATCGTCGCCGGACAGCGGCCGGTGGATCTCACCAGGCAGGAGGCGGTCGCTTACGACATGGCCTCGGCACTGGTGAGCGGTGGCGTGCTGCCGGAGTTGACTTATCGGGCGGCGGTGAAGGAGTTCGGCGAGCATGGCGCGGCCGAGCTGTCCTACCTCGTCGGCGTTTATTGCATGGTCTCGGTCACGCTCAACACGTTTGACGTGCCGGTGCCGGAATAG
- the phaR gene encoding polyhydroxyalkanoate synthesis repressor PhaR — MAKSDQPTTIKKYANRRLYNTGTSTYVTLEDLAAMVKDGEDFLVYDAKTGDDITRSVLAQIIFEQENKAGQNLLPTTFLRQLIRFYGDSMQMVVPKYLEQSIATLTQEQEKFRKQIANSLSGTPFAPLEEQVRRNMELFQQTFSMFKPFAPGTGRPAASAEPEPDANAAAPKDSNIDDLRQQMKDMQERLERMSKKDE, encoded by the coding sequence ATGGCGAAATCAGACCAACCCACCACCATCAAGAAATACGCGAACCGCCGGCTCTATAACACCGGAACGAGCACCTACGTGACGCTCGAGGACCTCGCCGCCATGGTCAAGGACGGCGAGGATTTCCTGGTCTACGACGCCAAGACTGGCGACGACATCACCCGCTCCGTGCTCGCCCAGATCATCTTCGAGCAGGAGAACAAGGCCGGCCAGAACCTGCTGCCGACCACCTTCCTGCGCCAGCTGATCCGCTTCTATGGCGACAGCATGCAGATGGTGGTGCCGAAATATCTGGAGCAGTCGATCGCGACGCTGACCCAGGAGCAGGAGAAGTTCCGCAAGCAGATCGCCAACTCGCTGTCCGGAACTCCGTTCGCGCCGCTGGAAGAACAGGTCCGCCGCAACATGGAGCTGTTCCAGCAGACCTTCTCGATGTTCAAGCCGTTCGCTCCTGGCACGGGCCGCCCGGCGGCCAGCGCGGAGCCTGAGCCCGATGCGAACGCTGCGGCGCCGAAGGACAGCAATATCGACGACCTGCGTCAGCAGATGAAGGACATGCAGGAACGCCTCGAGAGGATGTCGAAGAAGGACGAGTAG
- a CDS encoding sensor domain-containing diguanylate cyclase — protein MSRLVPERTFLAGKIFFNFGQSSIDCVVRRLSEEGATLEMESGLGVPERFQLRLAGREILTCRVIWRSDRQVGVAFEQPNTIERSAGEERERSSDALMRGQMLALRAALDHVPTGIVLLDSSLRARLINRSFRQMWRLPDEVADSNPSILTLLRHGRDIGAYEVPDPELDALVAERVRVIEAGDPTPIDLRRTNGDVVRVQVTPLPDGGRMLTYTPVTDIVRTSDELKLLRDALENVQDGVLLLDSDLHATFMNRRMRRFWEISDDEAANRPAYSSLVRGLHRASAPNLPTNELAKFPARRVDEVKAGDHVRDLQTPDGRRIRAHCTTMSNGGRMLTYVDITDLTQKAAMLETLATTDPLTGLYNRRHFLECLAAEWSRFQRYYRSVSVLMLDIDHFKSVNDRHGHATGDAAIKAVAAACLEGKRKSDIVGRVGGEEFAVLLPETSLSRARTVAERIRKRVMGAQILANRIQFGVTVSIGIAEATVSMSGIDGLMGAADHALYEAKAEGRNRCIAFAPPPPASKAAE, from the coding sequence ATGTCCCGCTTGGTCCCGGAACGGACGTTCCTTGCTGGGAAGATCTTCTTCAATTTCGGCCAGTCGTCGATCGATTGCGTCGTGCGCCGGCTCTCCGAGGAGGGCGCCACGCTCGAGATGGAGAGTGGCCTCGGCGTGCCCGAGCGATTCCAGCTCAGGCTTGCGGGACGCGAGATCCTGACCTGCCGCGTGATCTGGCGATCGGACCGTCAGGTCGGCGTCGCCTTCGAGCAGCCGAACACCATCGAGCGCTCGGCCGGCGAGGAACGGGAACGCTCCTCCGACGCGCTGATGCGCGGCCAGATGCTGGCGCTGCGCGCCGCGCTCGATCATGTGCCGACCGGCATCGTGCTGCTCGACTCCAGCCTCAGGGCGCGCCTGATCAACCGGTCGTTTCGACAGATGTGGCGCCTCCCCGACGAGGTCGCCGACAGCAATCCGTCCATTCTCACGCTGCTTCGTCACGGACGTGACATCGGAGCCTATGAGGTGCCGGACCCCGAGCTCGATGCTCTGGTGGCGGAACGCGTCCGTGTGATCGAAGCCGGTGATCCGACGCCGATCGATCTGCGCCGGACCAACGGCGATGTCGTGCGCGTCCAAGTCACCCCACTGCCCGACGGCGGGCGCATGCTGACCTATACGCCGGTCACCGACATTGTCCGCACCTCCGACGAGCTGAAGCTGCTGCGGGATGCTCTGGAGAATGTCCAGGATGGGGTCCTCCTGCTCGACTCCGACCTGCACGCCACCTTCATGAACCGGCGCATGCGACGTTTTTGGGAGATCAGCGACGACGAGGCCGCGAACCGGCCGGCCTATTCGTCGCTGGTGCGAGGCCTGCATCGCGCCAGCGCACCGAATCTTCCAACCAACGAGCTCGCGAAATTTCCGGCAAGGCGCGTCGATGAGGTCAAGGCCGGCGATCATGTGCGCGACCTGCAGACCCCGGACGGCAGACGCATCAGGGCCCATTGCACCACGATGTCGAATGGCGGCCGCATGCTGACCTATGTCGACATCACCGATCTGACGCAAAAAGCCGCGATGCTGGAGACGCTCGCCACCACCGATCCGCTGACCGGGCTCTACAATCGCCGCCACTTTCTCGAGTGCCTCGCTGCGGAATGGAGCCGCTTTCAGCGCTACTATCGCTCCGTCTCGGTGCTGATGCTCGACATCGACCATTTCAAGTCGGTCAACGATCGCCATGGCCATGCGACGGGCGACGCCGCGATCAAGGCGGTTGCGGCTGCGTGCCTCGAAGGCAAGCGCAAGTCGGACATCGTCGGCCGCGTCGGCGGCGAGGAATTTGCGGTTCTCCTGCCCGAGACCAGCCTGTCCCGTGCAAGGACGGTCGCCGAGCGCATCCGCAAGCGCGTGATGGGTGCGCAGATCCTCGCAAACAGGATTCAGTTCGGCGTCACCGTGAGCATCGGCATCGCGGAAGCCACCGTCAGCATGTCGGGCATCGACGGGCTGATGGGCGCGGCCGATCATGCGCTCTACGAGGCCAAGGCCGAAGGTCGCAATCGCTGCATCGCCTTCGCGCCCCCGCCGCCTGCAAGCAAGGCGGCGGAGTGA
- a CDS encoding polysaccharide deacetylase family protein codes for MWSALQGRVSNRLARHFRAAPHRLPSHAPMVSFTFDDAPDSAAGEGAELLERHGGRGTYYLAGSLIDRPSDHWHGLSNDAIVRLHRAGHEIACHTFSHRSSANLDEAAMAHEIERNRSYFHGIDSSIKLENFAYPYGIASVWRKPQLAKAFRSARGILPGVNRDVIDLQFLRASPLVDCEIDIAGVDRYFDEAVASGGWLIFYGHDVTNTPSPYGCTPHLMRHALEAAGKRGMPIVTVAEALRRIGA; via the coding sequence GTGTGGTCGGCACTCCAGGGACGCGTGAGCAATCGGCTCGCCCGGCATTTCCGTGCCGCGCCGCACCGGCTACCCTCGCATGCGCCTATGGTGAGCTTCACCTTCGACGATGCCCCCGACAGCGCTGCGGGCGAGGGCGCCGAGCTTCTGGAGCGGCATGGCGGTCGCGGCACCTACTATCTCGCCGGCAGCCTGATCGATCGTCCCTCGGACCACTGGCACGGCCTCTCGAACGACGCGATCGTGCGGCTCCATCGGGCCGGTCACGAGATCGCCTGCCACACCTTCTCGCACCGGAGCTCGGCCAATCTCGACGAGGCCGCCATGGCCCACGAGATCGAGCGGAATCGCAGCTATTTCCACGGCATCGATTCCTCGATCAAGCTGGAGAACTTCGCCTATCCCTACGGAATCGCCTCGGTCTGGCGCAAGCCGCAGCTCGCAAAGGCGTTCCGCTCGGCGCGCGGCATCCTTCCCGGCGTCAATCGCGACGTCATCGACCTCCAGTTCCTGCGTGCTTCGCCTCTGGTCGATTGCGAGATCGATATTGCGGGCGTCGATCGCTATTTTGACGAGGCGGTCGCAAGCGGCGGATGGCTGATCTTCTACGGCCATGACGTCACGAATACGCCAAGCCCCTATGGATGTACGCCCCACCTGATGCGCCACGCGCTGGAAGCAGCCGGGAAGCGCGGCATGCCGATCGTAACGGTCGCCGAAGCACTACGAAGGATCGGGGCGTAG
- a CDS encoding Lrp/AsnC family transcriptional regulator, whose protein sequence is MSARLDRIDLKMLRLLQNNGRLSNAELAETVAISPATCHRRTQRLFEDGFIAAVRAMVAPKKVAKGTLVMVGVVLDRSTPESFATFEQAIAKLKFVLDCHLVAGDFDYFLKIRVGDMEDFNRIHGEQLIALPGVRQTRTFFVMKEVVDNAPLEF, encoded by the coding sequence ATGTCCGCCCGGCTCGACCGCATCGACCTCAAGATGTTGAGATTGCTGCAGAATAACGGCCGGCTCAGCAACGCCGAGCTGGCCGAAACCGTCGCCATCAGCCCCGCCACCTGCCATCGCCGCACCCAGCGCCTGTTCGAGGACGGCTTCATCGCCGCCGTCCGGGCCATGGTCGCCCCGAAGAAGGTGGCGAAGGGGACGCTGGTGATGGTCGGCGTCGTGCTCGACCGCTCGACGCCGGAGAGCTTTGCCACCTTCGAGCAGGCGATCGCAAAACTGAAATTCGTGCTCGACTGCCACCTCGTGGCCGGCGATTTCGACTATTTCCTCAAGATCCGCGTCGGCGACATGGAGGATTTCAACCGCATTCACGGCGAGCAGCTCATTGCGCTGCCCGGCGTGCGCCAGACCCGCACGTTCTTCGTGATGAAGGAAGTCGTCGACAACGCGCCGCTGGAGTTTTGA
- a CDS encoding trans-aconitate 2-methyltransferase, translating to MSDRSTHWDNVYATKGETEVSWFQDSPAISLDMIRSASPDHGTAIIDIGGGASRLVDALLRDGYRDLAVLDLSGNALEAARRRIGAAASTVDWIVADVTTWQPPKTYDVWHDRAAFHFLTDPRDRAAYVERLRSAVAPGGHVIIATFAPDGPEKCSGLPVQRHDSASLAAELGSEFELVETRSEVHHTPWDSTQAFQFSRFRRRG from the coding sequence ATGTCCGACCGCAGCACACATTGGGACAACGTCTACGCCACCAAGGGCGAGACCGAGGTCAGCTGGTTTCAGGACAGCCCGGCCATCTCGCTCGATATGATCCGCTCGGCCAGCCCGGATCATGGCACCGCCATCATCGACATCGGCGGCGGCGCTTCGCGGCTGGTGGACGCTCTCCTGCGGGACGGATATCGCGACCTCGCAGTGCTGGACCTTTCCGGCAACGCGCTCGAGGCAGCGCGGAGACGAATTGGCGCAGCCGCATCAACGGTCGATTGGATCGTCGCCGACGTCACGACATGGCAACCGCCGAAGACCTACGATGTCTGGCACGATCGCGCGGCGTTTCACTTCCTGACCGACCCGCGCGACAGGGCGGCTTACGTCGAGCGCCTGAGGTCGGCGGTTGCGCCCGGCGGGCACGTCATCATCGCGACGTTCGCACCCGACGGCCCGGAGAAATGCAGCGGCCTGCCGGTGCAACGGCACGACAGCGCGAGCCTTGCGGCGGAGCTGGGGTCGGAGTTCGAGCTGGTCGAGACGCGGAGCGAGGTCCACCACACGCCGTGGGATTCGACACAGGCGTTTCAGTTCAGCCGGTTTCGGCGGCGAGGTTAG
- a CDS encoding branched-chain amino acid aminotransferase, which yields MAEIKKPIEYSPSWTFFEGKWHDGNVPIMGPRTHAAWLGSVVFDGARAFEGVAPDLDRHVARANQSAINFGLKPVVDTGTWLALANEGIARFARNAELYVRPMYWAQNGSGGGVLFDPETTNWCLCIYEAPMPKPVGNAITLSPFRRPTAECAPVEAKAACLYPNNSRALAEAAGRGFQNALMLDMLGNVAEFGNSNVFMARDGVVYTPVPNGTFLNGITRQRVISLLRGDGVTVVEKTLRYPDFLAADEIFSTGNFAKVAPVIRIDDRELKPGPLYTKARKLYWDFAHAVRLAA from the coding sequence ATGGCCGAGATCAAGAAGCCGATCGAATATTCGCCGAGCTGGACCTTCTTCGAAGGCAAATGGCACGACGGCAATGTGCCGATCATGGGCCCGCGCACGCATGCTGCCTGGCTCGGCTCGGTCGTGTTTGACGGCGCGCGCGCGTTCGAAGGCGTCGCGCCCGATCTCGACCGTCACGTCGCCCGCGCCAATCAATCCGCGATCAATTTTGGCCTGAAGCCGGTGGTCGACACCGGCACCTGGCTCGCGCTCGCCAACGAAGGCATCGCGCGCTTCGCCCGGAATGCCGAGCTCTACGTCCGTCCGATGTACTGGGCGCAGAACGGTTCGGGCGGCGGCGTGCTGTTCGACCCCGAGACCACCAACTGGTGCCTCTGCATCTACGAGGCGCCGATGCCGAAACCCGTCGGCAACGCCATCACTCTGTCGCCGTTCCGTAGGCCCACGGCCGAATGTGCGCCGGTCGAGGCCAAGGCCGCCTGTCTCTATCCGAACAATTCGCGCGCGCTCGCGGAAGCTGCCGGGCGCGGCTTCCAGAACGCCCTGATGCTCGACATGCTCGGCAACGTCGCGGAGTTCGGCAATTCCAACGTGTTCATGGCCAGGGACGGCGTGGTCTACACGCCGGTCCCGAACGGCACGTTCCTGAACGGCATCACGCGTCAGCGCGTCATCAGCCTGCTGCGCGGCGACGGCGTCACGGTGGTCGAGAAGACGCTGCGCTATCCCGACTTCCTCGCCGCCGACGAGATCTTCTCCACCGGCAATTTCGCCAAGGTCGCTCCCGTGATCCGCATCGACGATCGCGAGCTGAAGCCGGGCCCGCTCTACACCAAAGCGCGAAAACTCTATTGGGATTTTGCGCATGCGGTGAGGCTGGCGGCGTAG
- a CDS encoding alpha/beta hydrolase, with amino-acid sequence MPLDPLAKRLLTMMAAAAPQARSRPSVEARRQSLAKLMQFARAEAPDVSASDGTFPGPGGELPYRLYSPASAGERAPGFVFFHGGGLVAGSIATHDRIAAALAHVTGCRLVSVDYRLAPEHKYPAAVDDAIAATEWVARQASSLGIDAERLVVGGDSAGATLAAIVCQEAAQSAGLSIVAQCLICPVLDFEESSPSREEFAEGHLIDRVTIEADLADYLPEGLDAADPRISPLRATRLAGLPTAIIHTAEFDPMRDEGNAYARKLLAAGVAVEHVCHDGMVHNFHAMGAILPQAQLVLSQIGEQVRRAVET; translated from the coding sequence ATGCCGCTCGATCCGCTCGCAAAGCGTTTGTTGACCATGATGGCTGCGGCCGCGCCGCAGGCACGGAGCCGGCCGAGTGTGGAAGCGCGGCGGCAGTCGCTGGCGAAGCTGATGCAGTTCGCGCGTGCCGAGGCGCCGGATGTGAGCGCGTCCGACGGCACGTTTCCGGGGCCCGGTGGCGAGCTGCCCTATCGCCTTTATTCGCCCGCTTCTGCCGGCGAGCGCGCGCCGGGCTTCGTGTTCTTTCATGGCGGCGGGCTCGTGGCCGGAAGCATTGCGACGCATGATCGCATCGCGGCGGCGCTGGCGCATGTGACCGGCTGCCGCCTCGTCTCGGTCGATTACCGGCTGGCGCCGGAGCACAAATATCCCGCTGCCGTCGACGATGCGATCGCGGCGACCGAATGGGTCGCGCGGCAAGCCTCGTCGCTGGGCATCGACGCCGAACGACTGGTGGTCGGCGGCGATTCCGCCGGCGCCACGCTCGCGGCGATCGTGTGCCAGGAGGCCGCACAGAGCGCCGGCCTCTCGATCGTCGCGCAATGCCTGATTTGCCCGGTGCTGGATTTCGAGGAGAGTTCGCCTTCGCGCGAGGAATTCGCCGAAGGCCACCTGATCGATCGCGTCACCATCGAAGCCGACCTCGCGGACTATCTGCCCGAGGGCCTGGATGCCGCCGATCCCCGCATCTCGCCCCTGCGCGCGACGCGGCTCGCAGGCCTGCCGACCGCCATCATCCACACCGCCGAATTCGATCCGATGCGCGACGAAGGTAACGCCTATGCGCGCAAATTGCTCGCCGCGGGCGTCGCGGTCGAGCACGTCTGCCATGACGGCATGGTCCACAATTTCCATGCCATGGGCGCGATCCTGCCGCAGGCGCAGCTCGTGCTGTCGCAGATCGGCGAGCAGGTCAGACGCGCAGTGGAGACGTGA
- a CDS encoding 1-aminocyclopropane-1-carboxylate deaminase, translating into MKLDQFARYPLTFGPTPIEKLERLSKHLGGNVEVYAKREDCNSGLAYGGNKLRKLEYIIPDAIASNADTLVSIGGVQSNHTRMIAAVAAKIGMKCRLVQEAWVPHEDAVYDRVGNIMLSRIMGADVRLVDDGFDIGIRKSWEQAIDEVKAAGGKPYAIPAGASVHKFGGLGYVGFAEEVRKQEKELGFKFDYIVVCTVTGSTHAGMLVGFAADGRARKVIGIDASFTPAQTKAQVLEIAQNTAKLVELGKDLVADDVVLIEDYAYPAYGVPSEETKEAIRLTARLEGMITDPVYEGKSMQGLIDLAQKGYFEKGAKILYAHLGGAPALNGYAYAFRNG; encoded by the coding sequence ATGAAGCTGGACCAATTCGCGCGCTATCCGCTGACCTTCGGCCCGACGCCCATCGAGAAGCTGGAGCGGCTGTCAAAGCATCTCGGCGGCAATGTCGAGGTCTATGCCAAGCGCGAGGACTGCAATTCCGGCCTCGCCTATGGCGGCAACAAGCTGCGCAAGCTCGAATACATCATTCCCGACGCGATTGCCTCCAACGCCGACACGCTGGTCTCGATCGGCGGCGTGCAGTCCAACCACACCCGCATGATCGCGGCGGTCGCGGCCAAGATCGGCATGAAATGCCGCCTGGTGCAGGAAGCCTGGGTGCCGCACGAGGACGCGGTCTATGACCGTGTCGGCAACATCATGCTGTCGCGCATCATGGGCGCCGACGTGCGCCTCGTCGACGACGGCTTCGACATCGGCATCCGCAAGAGCTGGGAGCAGGCGATCGACGAGGTGAAGGCGGCGGGCGGCAAGCCTTATGCAATCCCGGCCGGCGCCTCCGTGCACAAGTTTGGCGGGCTCGGCTATGTCGGCTTCGCCGAGGAAGTGCGCAAGCAGGAGAAGGAGCTCGGCTTCAAGTTCGACTACATCGTGGTCTGCACGGTCACCGGATCGACCCATGCCGGCATGCTGGTCGGCTTTGCGGCGGACGGCCGCGCGCGAAAGGTGATCGGCATCGACGCATCCTTCACGCCGGCGCAGACGAAAGCCCAGGTGCTCGAGATCGCACAGAACACGGCCAAGCTGGTCGAGCTCGGCAAGGATCTCGTCGCTGACGACGTCGTGCTGATCGAGGACTACGCCTATCCGGCTTACGGCGTGCCGTCGGAAGAGACCAAGGAGGCGATCCGCCTCACCGCGCGTCTCGAAGGCATGATCACCGACCCCGTCTACGAAGGCAAATCGATGCAGGGCCTGATCGACCTCGCGCAGAAGGGCTATTTCGAGAAGGGTGCGAAGATTCTGTACGCCCATCTCGGCGGTGCGCCGGCGCTGAACGGATATGCTTATGCGTTCAGGAATGGGTGA
- a CDS encoding PLP-dependent cysteine synthase family protein — protein MQPPPFRQQNPVAPAYRRGWVDEAVAAIEADQCRTADTHLIRLIVPALSGIDIYLKDESTHPTGSLKHRLARSLFLYALCNGHIREGTPVVEASSGSTAVSEAYFAQMIGVPFYAVMPRTTSAEKIAAIEHYGGNCHLIDDGRALYAEAAALATRLGGHYMDQFTFAERATDWRGNNNIAESIFTQLHGEPRPLPDWIVMGAGTGGTSATIGRYLRYRQYPTRLCVADVEHSAFFDCFRTQDRSHVCDRPSLIEGVGRPRCEPSFVPGVVDRMMKIPDAATIAAMNVLSRRLRRAVGGSTGTNFLALCRLAAEMRKANVTGSLVTLICDSGERYRQTYYEPGWLKARGLDPAPVETALSSFLATGDPLTLDVDDVANPQSE, from the coding sequence ATGCAACCGCCTCCCTTTCGTCAGCAAAATCCTGTCGCGCCGGCCTACCGGCGCGGCTGGGTGGACGAGGCCGTCGCCGCGATCGAGGCGGACCAGTGCCGGACCGCAGACACGCATCTGATCCGGCTGATCGTGCCGGCGCTATCAGGCATCGACATCTATCTGAAGGACGAATCCACGCATCCGACCGGCAGCCTGAAGCACCGACTGGCGCGCTCGCTGTTCCTTTACGCGCTCTGCAACGGCCACATCCGTGAAGGCACGCCCGTCGTCGAGGCATCGTCGGGATCGACCGCGGTGTCGGAAGCCTATTTCGCGCAGATGATCGGCGTGCCGTTCTACGCCGTGATGCCGCGCACGACCTCGGCGGAGAAGATCGCGGCGATCGAACATTATGGCGGCAACTGCCATCTGATCGACGATGGCCGCGCGCTCTACGCGGAGGCCGCCGCGCTCGCGACCCGGCTGGGCGGCCACTACATGGATCAGTTCACCTTCGCGGAGCGCGCCACGGATTGGCGCGGCAACAACAACATCGCCGAATCGATCTTCACGCAATTGCACGGCGAGCCGCGCCCGCTGCCGGACTGGATCGTGATGGGGGCCGGCACCGGCGGCACCTCGGCCACCATCGGACGCTATTTGCGCTATCGTCAGTATCCGACGCGTCTCTGCGTCGCCGATGTCGAGCATTCCGCCTTCTTCGACTGCTTCCGCACGCAGGACCGCTCCCATGTTTGCGACCGTCCGTCGCTGATCGAGGGCGTCGGCCGGCCGCGCTGCGAGCCGTCCTTTGTGCCGGGCGTGGTCGATCGCATGATGAAGATTCCGGATGCGGCGACGATCGCCGCGATGAACGTATTGTCGCGCCGGCTGCGCCGCGCAGTCGGCGGCTCCACTGGCACCAACTTCCTGGCGCTGTGCCGGCTCGCCGCGGAGATGCGCAAGGCGAATGTAACGGGCTCGTTGGTGACGTTGATCTGCGATTCCGGCGAACGCTACCGGCAGACCTATTACGAGCCCGGATGGCTGAAAGCGCGCGGCCTCGATCCTGCGCCGGTCGAGACGGCCCTGTCGTCGTTCCTCGCGACGGGCGACCCGCTGACGCTTGATGTCGACGACGTCGCAAATCCGCAGAGCGAATAA
- the recQ gene encoding DNA helicase RecQ, with protein MSAPSTAPLPVPANGRDALSVLHSVFGLPGFRGAQGEIIRHVTDGGNCLVLMPTGGGKSLCYQLPSLLREGCGIVVSPLIALMRDQVAGLIEAGVNAAALNSSLTFQEASDIERRLIAGDLDLLYVAPERLVTPRCLSMLAQAKVSLFAIDEAHCVSQWGHDFRPEYVGLSIIAERFPNVPRIALTATADELTRKEIVERLRLADSPQFVSSFDRPNIRYEIVDKRNAVSQLKEFIRERHAGDAGVVYCLSRNRVEEVAAALDDAGIAALPYHAGLDSSVRSRNQDRFLNEDGIVIVATIAFGMGIDKPDVRFVAHLDLPKSIEAYYQETGRAGRDGKPSAAWMAYGLSDIVQQRRMIDESSGSDDFKRVSIGKLDALVGLAETAQCRRKRLLAYFGETETANSCGNCDNCLTPPKMRDGKVLAQKLLSCAYRTGQRFGAMHLIDVLIGRLTEKVTQFGHDKLSVFGIGRELNEKQWRTVLRQLVAMGHLQSDSEAFGALKLTDTARGVLRGETEVWLREEAPGTRVRASRAKSRRGDLAPAANAPQGDVDPELRARLRSWRSDVARERGVPAYVVLHDATIDGIVRAWPTTLDELRGVPGIGDKKLEHYGDELLQIIRTR; from the coding sequence ATGTCCGCTCCTTCCACCGCTCCGCTGCCTGTGCCGGCCAACGGCCGCGATGCGCTGTCGGTGCTGCATTCGGTGTTCGGCCTGCCGGGGTTCCGGGGGGCGCAGGGCGAGATCATCCGGCATGTCACGGACGGCGGCAATTGCCTGGTGCTGATGCCGACCGGCGGCGGCAAGTCGCTGTGCTACCAGCTGCCGTCATTGCTGCGCGAAGGCTGCGGCATCGTGGTGTCGCCGCTGATCGCACTGATGCGCGACCAGGTCGCCGGCCTGATCGAGGCCGGTGTCAACGCGGCCGCGCTGAACTCGTCGCTGACTTTCCAGGAAGCCTCCGACATCGAGCGGCGCCTGATCGCGGGCGATCTCGACCTGCTCTATGTTGCGCCGGAACGCCTGGTGACGCCGCGCTGCCTGTCGATGCTGGCGCAGGCCAAGGTGTCGCTATTCGCGATCGACGAAGCGCATTGCGTCTCGCAATGGGGCCACGACTTCCGCCCCGAATATGTCGGCCTCTCCATCATCGCCGAGCGGTTCCCCAACGTGCCGCGCATCGCGCTGACCGCGACGGCCGACGAGCTGACACGTAAGGAGATCGTCGAGCGGCTTCGGCTTGCAGACAGCCCGCAATTCGTCTCCAGCTTCGACCGCCCAAATATCCGCTACGAGATCGTCGACAAGCGTAACGCAGTGTCGCAGCTGAAAGAATTCATCCGCGAGCGCCACGCCGGCGATGCCGGCGTGGTCTATTGCCTCTCGCGCAACCGCGTCGAGGAAGTTGCCGCGGCGCTCGACGACGCCGGCATCGCCGCGCTGCCTTATCACGCCGGGCTCGACAGCAGCGTGCGCTCGCGCAACCAGGACCGGTTCCTCAACGAAGACGGCATCGTCATCGTCGCGACCATCGCTTTCGGCATGGGCATCGACAAGCCCGACGTGCGCTTCGTCGCCCATCTCGACCTGCCCAAGAGCATCGAGGCCTATTACCAGGAGACGGGGCGCGCGGGGCGCGACGGCAAGCCGTCCGCGGCCTGGATGGCGTATGGCCTCTCGGACATCGTGCAGCAGCGCCGCATGATCGACGAATCCAGCGGCTCCGACGATTTCAAGCGCGTGTCGATCGGCAAGCTCGACGCGCTCGTAGGCCTCGCCGAGACCGCGCAGTGCCGGCGCAAACGACTGCTCGCCTATTTCGGCGAGACGGAGACCGCGAACAGTTGCGGCAATTGCGACAACTGCCTGACGCCGCCAAAGATGCGCGACGGCAAGGTGCTGGCGCAGAAGCTGCTCTCCTGCGCCTATCGCACCGGGCAACGTTTTGGCGCGATGCACCTGATCGACGTGCTGATCGGCCGTCTGACCGAGAAGGTGACGCAGTTCGGCCACGACAAGCTCTCGGTGTTCGGCATCGGGCGCGAGCTGAACGAGAAGCAGTGGCGCACGGTGCTGCGGCAGCTGGTGGCGATGGGCCATTTGCAGAGCGACAGCGAAGCCTTCGGCGCGCTGAAGCTGACGGACACCGCGCGCGGCGTGCTGCGCGGCGAGACCGAGGTGTGGCTGCGCGAGGAGGCGCCGGGCACGCGTGTTCGCGCCAGCCGTGCCAAATCCCGCCGCGGCGACCTCGCGCCCGCGGCCAACGCACCGCAAGGCGATGTCGATCCCGAGTTGCGCGCGCGCCTGCGGTCCTGGCGTTCAGATGTCGCGCGCGAGCGCGGCGTGCCGGCCTATGTCGTGCTCCACGATGCCACCATCGACGGCATCGTCCGGGCCTGGCCGACGACGCTGGACGAACTGCGTGGCGTGCCGGGGATCGGCGACAAGAAGCTCGAGCATTACGGCGACGAGCTGCTGCAGATCATCAGGACACGGTAG